The proteins below come from a single Chryseobacterium bernardetii genomic window:
- a CDS encoding lysine N(6)-hydroxylase/L-ornithine N(5)-oxygenase family protein, with amino-acid sequence MKYDIIGIGIGPFNLSLAALLEEHNLKTIFFDKAPRFEWHSGLMIDRTTLQVPFLADLVTIVNPKSPFTYINYLREKGKIFRFCFKESFYVTRMEYNLYCKWVASQIESLNFSHTVTEIDYNEIHECYEVSVIDLINCEKKVYLTDKIVLGVGSIPNVPKVTERFSKEHIFHSSEYLHRKQYLKKGSTITVLGSGQSGGEVFFDLLSSRPDLDLKLNWVTAADRFFPMENSKFTYEFTSMDYISYFNRLPLSKRREVINKQDILYKGINDELISTIYDELYHQQMKEEQPLPVKILTSSLLEDMEYDENYTLKMRHLEEEKTFSVDTDYLILATGYRYEVPHFLQPIEDRLNKSENDGTLLSSENYTVDINDNEIFMQNGCVDSQGIITSDLGMGPYRNATIINKIVGHEYYPLEKNIAFQHFGALETI; translated from the coding sequence ATGAAATATGATATCATTGGTATAGGAATAGGACCATTCAATCTAAGTCTTGCGGCACTGCTGGAAGAACATAATCTGAAAACTATATTTTTTGACAAAGCACCAAGGTTTGAATGGCACAGCGGTTTAATGATAGACAGAACAACCCTTCAGGTTCCTTTCCTTGCAGATCTTGTAACGATTGTAAATCCTAAAAGTCCTTTTACTTATATCAATTATTTAAGAGAGAAAGGTAAGATTTTCCGTTTCTGTTTTAAGGAAAGCTTTTATGTCACCAGAATGGAATACAACCTTTACTGCAAATGGGTTGCCTCACAAATTGAAAGCCTGAATTTCAGCCACACCGTTACAGAAATAGATTATAATGAAATTCATGAATGCTACGAAGTTTCTGTTATTGATCTTATTAACTGTGAAAAGAAAGTATATCTCACTGATAAAATTGTCTTAGGAGTAGGTTCAATTCCTAATGTCCCTAAAGTAACAGAGCGCTTCTCTAAAGAACATATTTTCCATTCTTCTGAATATTTACACAGAAAACAGTATTTAAAGAAAGGCAGTACCATTACCGTATTAGGTTCCGGACAAAGTGGAGGTGAAGTATTTTTCGATCTTCTTTCCTCCAGGCCGGATTTAGATTTAAAGCTGAACTGGGTAACAGCGGCAGACCGGTTCTTCCCAATGGAAAATTCAAAATTTACGTATGAATTTACTTCCATGGATTATATTTCCTACTTCAACAGGCTTCCGTTATCAAAAAGAAGGGAAGTTATCAACAAACAGGACATTTTGTATAAAGGAATCAATGATGAACTGATAAGCACAATTTATGATGAGCTTTATCATCAGCAGATGAAAGAAGAACAGCCGCTTCCTGTAAAAATATTAACCAGTAGTTTGCTGGAAGATATGGAGTATGATGAAAATTATACCCTAAAGATGAGACATCTTGAAGAAGAGAAAACATTTTCAGTAGATACGGATTATCTTATTCTGGCAACAGGTTATCGTTATGAAGTTCCTCATTTTTTACAACCTATTGAAGACCGCCTGAACAAAAGCGAAAATGATGGAACCTTATTGTCCTCAGAAAACTATACGGTTGATATCAATGATAATGAAATATTCATGCAGAACGGCTGTGTAGATTCTCAGGGGATTATCACCTCAGATTTAGGAATGGGACCTTATAGAAATGCTACTATCATCAACAAAATAGTAGGCCACGAGTATTATCCGTTGGAAAAGAATATTGCATTCCAGCATTTTGGAGCATTAGAAACGATATAA
- a CDS encoding serine hydrolase, whose product MKQKFSLFVFLLTVGLANAQVEEKKLDDLIQNTLKTFDVPGMSVGIVKDGKVTYSKGFGVRSLTTKQPMDDNTLVGIASNSKGFTCVALAILADEGKLNWDDKVSKYIPEFQMYDPYVSQNVTIKDLITHRAGLGLGQGDLMFFPEGGSLTVNDIVHNVRYLKPENPFRTTLDYNNIMFIVAGEVIHRISGLSWAEFIEQRIMKPVGMTSSFGSYNRAKAVANKIDAHAPVDGKAVAVPHDWNETANAAGGIMSNIKDMTTWAECLLNNFTTKDGKKLVSDKNVQQLWSLQIPDKVAAKNPYDTNFYGYGLGWFLSDVKGHKQVQHTGGLIGTVTQFTLIPDLKLGIVVLTNQQSGAAFNTITNTVKDSYLGVADRNWLKTYGDRMAKVNADFDKQKKEAFAKSEAFKKEKALQPKAEQFTGTYNDVWFGDVEIVQQGNTYRISCKNSPRLKGELLPYSNNSFIIKWDDRSYDADAYIIFDYDENGKAHSAKLKAISDVTDFSFDFDDLDLKRK is encoded by the coding sequence ATGAAGCAGAAATTTTCTCTTTTTGTTTTTCTTTTAACCGTAGGATTGGCGAACGCGCAGGTTGAAGAAAAAAAACTGGATGATCTGATCCAAAATACCCTGAAAACTTTTGACGTTCCGGGAATGTCCGTAGGAATTGTAAAAGATGGAAAAGTGACCTATTCCAAAGGATTTGGAGTACGTTCTCTTACTACTAAACAACCTATGGATGATAATACCCTGGTAGGAATTGCCTCCAACTCTAAAGGTTTCACTTGTGTGGCGCTGGCAATTCTTGCAGATGAAGGAAAACTGAACTGGGATGATAAAGTTTCAAAATACATCCCTGAATTTCAGATGTATGATCCGTATGTTTCTCAAAATGTAACCATCAAAGATCTGATTACACACAGAGCAGGATTAGGATTAGGACAGGGAGACCTGATGTTTTTTCCGGAAGGAGGAAGCTTAACGGTTAATGATATTGTTCACAATGTAAGATATCTGAAACCGGAAAATCCTTTCAGAACCACCTTAGATTACAATAATATCATGTTCATCGTTGCAGGTGAAGTGATCCACAGAATTTCCGGGTTAAGCTGGGCCGAATTTATAGAACAGAGAATTATGAAGCCGGTTGGGATGACTTCCAGTTTTGGAAGCTATAACAGAGCGAAGGCTGTAGCCAATAAAATTGATGCACACGCTCCTGTAGATGGAAAAGCTGTTGCCGTTCCCCATGATTGGAATGAAACGGCAAACGCCGCCGGAGGAATTATGAGTAATATTAAAGACATGACCACCTGGGCAGAATGTTTATTAAACAATTTTACCACTAAAGACGGTAAGAAATTAGTTTCCGATAAAAATGTTCAGCAACTTTGGAGCTTACAGATTCCGGATAAAGTAGCGGCTAAGAATCCTTATGATACAAACTTCTACGGCTATGGTTTAGGCTGGTTTCTAAGCGATGTAAAAGGTCATAAACAAGTACAGCATACAGGAGGACTGATTGGAACAGTAACGCAGTTCACTTTAATTCCTGATCTGAAATTAGGAATTGTGGTATTAACAAACCAACAATCCGGAGCAGCATTCAATACCATTACCAATACCGTGAAAGATTCTTATCTGGGAGTGGCTGACAGAAACTGGCTGAAAACATATGGGGACAGAATGGCAAAAGTAAATGCAGATTTCGATAAACAAAAGAAAGAAGCCTTTGCAAAATCAGAAGCCTTTAAAAAGGAAAAAGCCCTTCAGCCAAAAGCAGAGCAGTTTACAGGAACTTATAACGATGTCTGGTTTGGTGATGTAGAAATCGTTCAGCAGGGAAATACTTACAGAATTTCATGCAAAAATTCGCCAAGATTAAAAGGAGAGCTGCTTCCTTATTCCAATAACTCATTCATCATTAAATGGGATGACAGAAGCTATGATGCTGATGCATATATCATATTTGATTATGATGAAAACGGAAAAGCGCATTCTGCCAAATTAAAAGCAATTTCAGATGTTACAGATTTCAGCTTTGATTTTGATGATCTGGATCTGAAGAGAAAATAA
- a CDS encoding TonB-dependent receptor, which produces MKRIFFLVSLLSSLVLAACPITLIVKNIKSYNHDEMYVVINGEKKKISKQGTVDFAEVSDGRVKVIILYQDNVVYDDTLDINCQSGRKYEIAISDANHIDEVYIRGKKKLEKLKETPLSVKIVDMQAVKSQANNIGEILNMVTGIKLRTEGAIGSGFQVNLGGLQGKAVRIFRDGVPIEFYGHSFNPNVLSPNMLDRVDVYKGVMPIALASDALGGGINFISKPIQKDNLEISSEMASFSTYKSHLNAVFTGKKDSLFYIGTQASYVFSKNNYKILGEVIDQETANLKKVEARRFHDNTEASYMEVYTGVRNKSWTNDFRVGFIYSHFYKEIQNDLEMRKPYGEAFARENNVTGYLQYKKMFFDNRLKLDLMTAFARYNNSFVDISRRRYNWLGEYTFSNENSVGEINKGNDMKMSYNMFHTRLNAIFRINNNHSLEFGNMYFYQRRKGSDPYGAINVNGEDVLKVPAIYNKNIVALGLVSHWLDRKVETIIGVKNYFFSSKGYTTDKYNFTWESDRNKNASGYMAGISYKPKNFILKLSYEKAVRLPDETEIFGDGILIRENLDLEPEKSDNVNLVLDYTSSNYKLNTSLNLFYRNVKNTIFMIPDNPYGRYQNYYDNRVLGLEYEINYQHIKNIQTGFNITYQDIRLKNLSGSESIWEDARQPNIPYLFGNHYLRLNFSDILKMKDKVELYYNINYVHRFLLYPVPRNLEPGLFSKAKIASSDLLIPTDGRRGMVNVGVGITYFLADPKLAINFSINNLTNERLYDNYNAQKPTRSYHLKLTYTIF; this is translated from the coding sequence ATGAAGCGTATATTTTTCCTGGTCTCTCTGCTTTCTTCCTTGGTATTGGCTGCCTGCCCAATTACTTTAATTGTTAAAAACATCAAAAGCTATAATCACGATGAGATGTATGTGGTGATTAACGGTGAAAAGAAAAAAATTTCAAAACAGGGAACCGTTGATTTTGCAGAGGTATCTGATGGTCGTGTGAAGGTGATAATACTGTATCAGGATAATGTTGTTTATGATGATACGTTGGATATCAACTGTCAGTCGGGCCGGAAGTATGAAATAGCAATTTCAGATGCAAACCATATTGATGAGGTTTATATCAGAGGTAAAAAGAAGCTCGAGAAGCTTAAAGAAACTCCATTAAGCGTTAAGATTGTTGATATGCAGGCTGTAAAAAGTCAGGCCAACAATATTGGAGAAATACTGAATATGGTCACCGGAATTAAACTTCGTACAGAAGGTGCTATTGGATCAGGGTTTCAGGTGAATCTTGGAGGTCTTCAGGGGAAAGCTGTCAGGATTTTCAGAGATGGAGTCCCGATTGAATTCTATGGACATAGCTTTAATCCAAATGTTTTATCTCCCAATATGCTGGACAGAGTAGATGTATACAAAGGGGTAATGCCGATTGCACTGGCTTCGGATGCTTTAGGAGGTGGTATTAACTTTATTTCAAAACCTATACAGAAAGACAATCTGGAAATATCCAGTGAGATGGCATCATTCAGTACTTATAAATCTCACCTTAATGCAGTCTTTACCGGGAAAAAAGATAGCCTGTTTTATATAGGAACTCAGGCTAGCTATGTATTTTCCAAGAACAATTATAAAATTCTGGGAGAAGTTATAGACCAGGAAACAGCAAATCTTAAAAAAGTGGAAGCCAGAAGATTTCATGACAATACGGAAGCTTCATATATGGAAGTTTATACCGGCGTAAGGAATAAAAGCTGGACCAATGATTTTAGAGTAGGATTTATCTATTCTCATTTCTATAAGGAGATTCAGAATGATCTCGAAATGAGAAAACCTTACGGAGAAGCTTTTGCCAGGGAAAATAATGTGACGGGTTATCTGCAGTATAAAAAAATGTTCTTCGATAATCGGTTGAAACTGGATCTGATGACTGCTTTTGCGAGATACAACAATTCCTTCGTAGATATCAGCAGACGCAGATACAACTGGTTGGGAGAATACACTTTCAGTAATGAAAACAGTGTTGGTGAGATCAATAAAGGGAATGATATGAAGATGAGCTACAATATGTTCCACACAAGGCTTAATGCTATATTCCGTATCAATAATAACCATAGCCTGGAATTTGGAAATATGTATTTCTATCAACGAAGAAAAGGAAGTGATCCCTATGGAGCAATCAATGTAAACGGAGAAGATGTTCTCAAAGTCCCGGCGATCTACAATAAGAATATTGTCGCTTTGGGATTAGTGTCTCATTGGCTTGACCGCAAAGTGGAAACTATAATTGGAGTTAAGAATTATTTCTTCAGTTCTAAAGGATATACTACGGATAAATATAATTTCACCTGGGAATCTGACCGGAATAAAAATGCGTCAGGTTACATGGCGGGAATCAGCTATAAGCCTAAAAACTTTATTCTGAAATTATCCTATGAAAAAGCAGTGCGGCTTCCTGATGAAACCGAAATTTTCGGAGATGGAATTTTAATCAGAGAAAACCTTGACCTTGAACCTGAAAAAAGTGATAACGTCAATCTTGTTCTGGATTATACTTCATCAAATTATAAGCTGAATACAAGTTTAAATCTTTTCTACAGGAACGTTAAAAATACCATATTCATGATTCCGGATAATCCTTACGGAAGGTATCAGAATTATTATGACAACCGAGTCCTGGGATTGGAATATGAAATTAATTATCAACACATCAAAAACATTCAGACAGGATTCAATATTACTTATCAGGATATTAGGCTTAAAAACCTTTCCGGCTCTGAAAGCATCTGGGAAGATGCCAGGCAGCCGAATATCCCTTACTTATTTGGAAATCATTATCTGAGACTGAATTTTTCAGATATCTTAAAAATGAAAGATAAAGTAGAACTGTATTATAACATTAATTATGTACATCGCTTCTTACTATATCCTGTACCCAGAAATCTTGAACCGGGACTGTTTTCCAAAGCTAAGATAGCATCCAGTGATCTCCTCATACCGACTGACGGAAGACGGGGCATGGTAAATGTGGGCGTAGGAATTACCTATTTCCTGGCAGATCCTAAACTGGCCATTAATTTTAGCATTAATAATCTTACGAATGAAAGACTGTATGATAATTATAATGCACAGAAACCCACAAGGTCTTATCATCTGAAATTAACGTATACAATTTTTTAA
- a CDS encoding archaemetzincin, with protein sequence MSRGRYNCIPSLLHALIFLFFFSCQKKEKTYFETIAINDIKLSATPKQGSWRYNHDEKFQQFEDFQKSKKIKPEPGKNIIYLQPIGDFDSLQQKEIELTKDYLKIYFQLETKILPVLSNSIFPKKVKRIFKDGQEQILASYVLDSFLTKRKPKDAAILMGITERDLYPIPEWNYVFGLASYENGVGVTSIYRFANGYLTGSNFNESMLRLMKISSHEIGHMFGISHCLNANCVMNGTNTLSETDFHYARACSLCQRKLNSSISYNSKKRLLELKGFFKKYHLNSEFARTQQDLNLLQ encoded by the coding sequence ATGAGCCGGGGAAGATATAATTGTATCCCCAGCCTTCTCCACGCCCTAATCTTTCTCTTCTTTTTTTCATGTCAGAAAAAGGAGAAAACTTATTTTGAAACAATAGCTATCAATGATATAAAATTATCTGCCACTCCAAAACAAGGAAGCTGGAGGTATAATCATGATGAAAAATTTCAGCAGTTTGAAGATTTTCAAAAATCCAAAAAGATAAAACCAGAACCGGGAAAGAATATTATTTATCTGCAACCCATCGGAGATTTTGATTCTCTTCAGCAAAAAGAGATTGAACTCACAAAAGACTACTTAAAAATATATTTCCAACTGGAAACGAAGATATTACCTGTACTATCTAACAGTATTTTCCCTAAAAAAGTAAAAAGAATATTCAAGGATGGGCAGGAACAGATCCTGGCGAGTTATGTATTAGATAGCTTTTTAACGAAAAGAAAGCCAAAAGATGCAGCAATACTTATGGGTATCACAGAAAGAGATCTTTATCCAATACCTGAATGGAACTATGTTTTCGGATTAGCATCTTATGAAAACGGAGTTGGGGTAACCTCAATATACAGGTTTGCGAACGGATATTTAACAGGTTCTAACTTTAATGAAAGTATGCTAAGGCTTATGAAGATCAGTTCCCACGAGATCGGACATATGTTTGGAATCAGCCATTGCCTGAATGCCAATTGTGTAATGAACGGAACCAATACTCTTTCTGAAACTGATTTTCATTATGCAAGAGCCTGCTCGCTCTGCCAGAGAAAACTCAACTCCAGCATTTCTTATAACAGCAAAAAGAGATTGCTTGAATTAAAAGGGTTCTTTAAAAAGTATCATCTCAATTCAGAGTTTGCCCGTACTCAACAGGACCTCAACCTGCTTCAATAA
- a CDS encoding Smr/MutS family protein, with amino-acid sequence MKIGDTVSVVDEDLSGVITFVKGNIVVFKDEYGFTHQYPKEKLVPKNAELYENIRIVKKAEPKKIISKKHQKNHLVLDLHFHNLVKNPNDYDSFERLFIQKEKLIEVIEFCRKNNLKRLEIVHGIGDGTLQRMVRDVLESQVNIDFYNKEILHHQSGAVMVEFH; translated from the coding sequence ATGAAAATTGGAGATACAGTTTCTGTAGTGGATGAAGATTTAAGCGGAGTAATTACTTTCGTGAAGGGAAATATTGTGGTTTTTAAAGATGAATATGGCTTTACCCATCAATACCCTAAAGAAAAACTGGTTCCCAAGAATGCTGAGCTTTATGAAAATATCAGGATAGTAAAAAAAGCCGAACCTAAAAAGATCATTTCTAAAAAACATCAGAAAAATCATTTGGTTCTGGACCTGCATTTTCATAATTTGGTAAAAAATCCTAATGACTATGACAGCTTTGAAAGATTGTTCATCCAAAAGGAAAAGCTGATTGAAGTGATTGAGTTTTGCAGAAAAAACAATTTAAAGAGACTCGAGATCGTTCACGGAATTGGTGATGGTACCTTACAGCGTATGGTTCGGGATGTTTTGGAAAGTCAGGTTAATATTGATTTTTATAATAAGGAAATACTTCACCATCAATCGGGTGCGGTAATGGTAGAATTTCACTAA
- a CDS encoding GNAT family N-acetyltransferase → MSVGLYLLESKDWYYFDLIPKFDEELSTFMNSCSESKFIRINITGKESYLIVPVKHFSTTGIHHLGKEIGYREKKMGEVVKMSAEDAYKFLASLAYGGNTIVGSPEEAYVQYFSEEFDEYFDKEHKIRESSHSFTGSVKAGNIFSFFGYDNDHLLEFISKNIALESDYDKKAAIIQWFSEYTHSLLKTAVGKYIEEGIIYNSNIGHTFIKQSADRVHVSFDEYIPDGSAIRREKAETYIRTHIVYYNLYPVLRHLAYLASIEEEILYQIVDTEIDSLREVYGEALNFIYETIEARLFLKQAHGVNEDTWKEYIRQHNFLINPKHYSKKLIKPDYGEILHKRYFNNGTLEITLRAFNPETDMEFLHEWSNMEYAKKYWEMDVDKQEFEEAYIKHMGVDYSHPYIGLLNGNPIFTLELYWAVKDEVGKYYRFKPGDYGFHMLIAPAKEKIPHFSTYALAMCMEYFFSFPQLTRMIGEASASHKGTHNLITKVGCEFNRSLALPYKTSNLTFLNREKFYETTEDIFKDSVLKINITT, encoded by the coding sequence ATGAGTGTCGGTTTATACTTATTGGAAAGCAAAGACTGGTATTATTTTGACCTTATACCAAAGTTTGATGAAGAGTTGTCAACGTTCATGAACAGTTGTTCTGAAAGTAAATTCATCCGAATTAATATTACAGGTAAAGAATCTTATTTAATTGTTCCTGTAAAGCATTTTTCTACTACCGGAATTCATCATCTGGGAAAAGAGATAGGATACAGAGAAAAGAAAATGGGTGAAGTGGTTAAGATGAGTGCAGAAGATGCTTATAAATTCCTTGCTTCCCTTGCTTATGGCGGAAATACAATCGTGGGCAGCCCGGAAGAAGCTTATGTACAATATTTTTCTGAAGAATTTGACGAGTATTTTGACAAAGAACATAAAATTAGAGAAAGTAGTCATTCTTTTACAGGCTCTGTTAAGGCAGGAAACATTTTTAGTTTTTTCGGATACGATAACGATCATCTATTGGAATTTATTTCGAAGAATATAGCATTAGAATCTGATTATGATAAGAAGGCAGCTATTATCCAATGGTTCTCAGAATATACCCATTCATTGCTGAAAACAGCAGTAGGAAAGTATATTGAGGAAGGGATCATTTATAACAGCAATATAGGGCATACATTTATCAAACAAAGTGCTGATAGAGTACATGTTAGTTTTGATGAATATATTCCCGATGGATCTGCTATCAGAAGGGAAAAAGCTGAAACATACATAAGAACCCACATTGTTTACTACAATTTGTATCCGGTTTTAAGGCATTTGGCTTATCTGGCTTCAATAGAGGAGGAAATTCTTTACCAGATTGTAGATACTGAAATTGATTCTTTAAGGGAAGTGTATGGTGAGGCCCTGAATTTTATTTATGAAACCATAGAGGCAAGGCTTTTCCTGAAACAGGCTCACGGTGTAAATGAAGATACGTGGAAAGAGTATATCAGGCAGCATAATTTCCTGATTAATCCTAAGCACTATTCTAAAAAGCTGATAAAGCCTGATTACGGGGAAATCCTTCACAAAAGATATTTCAATAACGGGACTTTAGAGATTACCCTGAGAGCTTTTAATCCGGAAACGGATATGGAATTCCTGCACGAATGGTCCAATATGGAATATGCTAAAAAGTACTGGGAAATGGATGTGGATAAACAGGAATTTGAAGAGGCTTACATCAAGCACATGGGCGTTGATTATTCTCATCCTTACATTGGCCTTCTGAATGGCAATCCTATTTTTACTTTAGAACTGTATTGGGCGGTAAAAGATGAAGTAGGTAAATACTATCGTTTTAAACCCGGAGATTACGGGTTTCATATGCTTATTGCTCCTGCTAAAGAAAAAATTCCACATTTCTCTACCTACGCATTGGCCATGTGTATGGAATACTTCTTCTCTTTTCCACAGCTGACAAGAATGATAGGTGAAGCTTCCGCCTCGCACAAAGGAACTCATAACCTTATTACGAAAGTAGGATGCGAGTTCAACAGATCATTGGCGCTTCCTTACAAAACATCCAACCTTACTTTCCTTAACCGTGAGAAGTTCTATGAAACAACGGAAGATATCTTCAAAGACTCGGTTCTGAAAATAAACATTACAACATAA
- a CDS encoding RsmD family RNA methyltransferase — MFRIISGKWKAKKIAAPKNFEVRPTTDFAKEALFSILENKYDMQSISVLDLFAGIGSISLEFASRGCQDVTSVEMNPKHTAFINSTASELDMALQINVQRGDVFDWLKKFRNKKSFEIVFSDAPFEMEEKKYYELISLVLNNKFLKENGVLIVEHQSRLKLEHPNLKDTRKYGNVSFSFFDPNKEDNQEL, encoded by the coding sequence ATGTTCAGAATAATATCAGGCAAGTGGAAAGCCAAAAAAATTGCCGCTCCCAAGAACTTTGAAGTAAGACCAACCACAGATTTTGCGAAGGAAGCTTTATTCAGTATTTTGGAAAACAAATATGATATGCAGTCGATTTCTGTATTGGATCTTTTCGCTGGAATCGGTTCTATTTCATTGGAATTTGCTTCCAGAGGATGCCAGGATGTCACTTCTGTAGAAATGAACCCAAAGCACACTGCATTCATCAATTCGACAGCCTCTGAGCTTGACATGGCGCTTCAGATCAATGTACAAAGAGGGGATGTATTTGACTGGCTGAAGAAATTCAGAAACAAGAAGTCTTTCGAAATTGTATTTTCTGATGCTCCCTTTGAAATGGAAGAGAAAAAATACTATGAACTGATTTCTTTAGTTCTGAATAACAAGTTCCTGAAAGAAAACGGGGTTCTTATCGTAGAACATCAAAGCCGCTTGAAACTGGAACATCCTAATTTAAAAGATACCAGAAAATACGGAAACGTAAGTTTCAGTTTTTTTGATCCGAATAAAGAAGATAATCAGGAACTTTAG
- a CDS encoding metallophosphoesterase family protein — protein sequence MTKILLLSDSHSYIDNRILEYASQADEIWHCGDFGNMDVIEQLEKTKPLKGVYGNIDNAKIQSEFPEVNRFFCEKLEVVMIHIGGYPGKYSPLAKKEITQKAPKLFISGHSHILKAMYDEKNNLLHLNPGACGKQGWHKVRTMMRFVVDGDEIKDLEVIELGPRV from the coding sequence ATGACAAAGATTCTTCTTCTCTCGGATTCTCACTCTTATATTGATAACAGAATTCTGGAATATGCATCCCAGGCTGATGAAATCTGGCATTGCGGTGATTTTGGAAACATGGATGTTATTGAGCAGCTGGAAAAAACAAAGCCTTTAAAAGGAGTTTATGGAAATATTGACAACGCTAAAATACAATCCGAATTTCCGGAGGTCAACCGTTTTTTCTGCGAAAAACTGGAAGTTGTAATGATCCATATCGGTGGATATCCCGGAAAATATTCGCCATTAGCAAAAAAGGAAATTACCCAAAAAGCTCCAAAATTATTTATTTCGGGACATTCTCATATATTGAAAGCTATGTATGATGAAAAGAACAATCTTTTACACCTTAATCCGGGGGCATGTGGAAAACAAGGCTGGCACAAGGTGAGAACAATGATGCGTTTTGTGGTGGATGGTGATGAGATAAAGGATCTGGAAGTGATTGAGTTGGGCCCGAGAGTTTAA
- a CDS encoding winged helix-turn-helix transcriptional regulator → MYTIDNKSYPCCTSVTMRFIGGKWKAVILHHLINGAKRYNELRKDIPTITERTLSLQLKQLEEDNIIDRKVYTEKPPLMVEYTLTDFGKTLLPVLEAITQWGQKAPANSKKIIKN, encoded by the coding sequence ATGTATACAATAGATAACAAATCTTACCCCTGCTGCACCAGTGTAACCATGAGGTTTATAGGCGGAAAATGGAAGGCTGTAATTTTACATCACCTGATTAATGGAGCGAAAAGGTATAATGAACTGAGAAAAGATATTCCGACTATTACTGAAAGAACACTGAGTCTTCAACTCAAACAGCTGGAGGAAGATAACATCATTGATAGAAAAGTATATACAGAAAAGCCACCTTTGATGGTAGAGTATACTTTAACGGATTTTGGAAAGACATTGCTGCCGGTTCTGGAAGCAATTACCCAATGGGGACAAAAGGCTCCGGCTAATTCAAAAAAAATAATCAAGAACTAA
- a CDS encoding DUF3822 family protein: MNVLNLLFTKDGLIYQIVKNKNILEEKSYFVTEETPANLIEEKLDEVLIKQRYDEIQVISALNHFTLMPEGFSDHDAGFDLISFNAPADKEKEELMLSINKKFNIQFYYTFPKNYYRKIKELAIPVHFNFSGEKFLSSINNKNNKEIHINLYHNQCEFFAIDNKKIILYNNLDVNSEVDFLYFIMFTLSKIGFGINETNFYAYGETTENETFISELQKFVKNLKIVFDNIPNKNFILN; the protein is encoded by the coding sequence ATGAACGTACTTAATTTACTTTTTACCAAAGACGGATTGATCTACCAGATTGTGAAAAACAAAAACATTCTGGAGGAAAAATCTTATTTCGTTACCGAAGAAACACCCGCTAACCTTATTGAGGAAAAGCTGGATGAGGTTCTTATCAAACAGCGCTATGATGAAATCCAGGTGATTTCTGCTTTGAATCATTTTACATTAATGCCGGAAGGCTTTTCTGACCATGATGCAGGCTTTGACCTGATCTCTTTCAATGCACCTGCAGATAAGGAAAAAGAAGAGCTGATGCTTTCCATCAACAAGAAATTCAATATTCAGTTCTATTATACTTTCCCAAAGAATTACTACAGGAAAATAAAAGAGCTGGCCATACCGGTTCATTTTAATTTTTCAGGGGAAAAGTTTTTAAGCTCTATCAACAATAAAAACAATAAAGAGATCCATATCAATCTTTACCACAATCAGTGTGAATTTTTTGCCATTGATAATAAGAAAATCATCCTTTACAACAACCTGGATGTAAATTCTGAAGTTGATTTCCTTTATTTCATCATGTTCACGCTAAGCAAAATAGGCTTCGGAATCAATGAGACCAATTTTTATGCTTATGGTGAAACTACAGAAAATGAAACGTTTATTTCCGAGCTTCAGAAGTTTGTGAAAAACCTGAAGATTGTTTTTGACAATATTCCTAATAAGAATTTTATACTTAATTAG